One stretch of Candidatus Eisenbacteria bacterium DNA includes these proteins:
- a CDS encoding histidine kinase dimerization/phospho-acceptor domain-containing protein codes for MVEDLSQAPVSESIGPLPASLRAVIHEINNPLSSIIGNTQLLLMKKSSFDNKTVEKLRRMEADAIRIDGILKALRASIKE; via the coding sequence ATGGTCGAAGATCTGAGCCAAGCACCTGTTTCAGAGAGCATCGGTCCGCTTCCAGCCTCCTTAAGAGCAGTCATCCACGAAATAAACAATCCCCTCTCTTCCATCATCGGCAACACCCAACTCCTCTTGATGAAAAAGTCATCGTTTGACAATAAGACCGTCGAAAAACTCCGGAGGATGGAGGCTGATGCCATAAGGATAGATGGGATCCTGAAAGCCTTGAGGGCATCGATAAAAGAATAG